Below is a window of Cytobacillus firmus DNA.
CACTCCCATCTCACCCAATTCCTTAAGCACTGCTATCACGTTCTCTGAGTAATTGATCAGGGAAGACTCGGTCAATTCAATCTCAAGCAATGATGCGTCCAGACAATTCTCATCCAATGCTGCCTTTATCGTGGAAACAAAACAGCTTTTCAAAAAGCTCAGCGGAGAGATGTTCACTGATATCGGAACAATCGGCAGCCCGCTTTCCTTCCAGGAATGAATCTGCCTGCATACCTTCCTTATCACGTATTCGCCTATATCTACGATTAAACCGGTTTCTTCTGCAACGGGGATAAACTCCAGCGGTGAAACTCTGCCCCATTCCGGATGATTCCATCTTAATAAAGCTTCCGCACTTAGTATTTTCCGTGTTTTCGTATCAACTCTTGGCTGGTATTCAAGAAAAAACTCGTCATTCTGAAGTGCTTTCCGCATATCCTGTTCCAAAGTAAAAAGCTTATAAGATTCAATATCCATGGAGGGATGGTAAGCCTGGAATCTATTATTCCCTTTCTGCTTGGCATGGTATAGGGAAGATTCCGTATTTCTGACCAATTCATCAGCCGTACTCCCATTATCCGGATATAAACTAATGCCTATAGACGGGGTAATACTGAGCTCAAAGCTGTTGATATGGAATGGTTCAGAGAAAATTTGATTAATGGACTCCGCTAATTGCGCAGGATCCTCCTTCTCCTGGATAGGTTCCTTAATAACTGCGAATTGATCACCGGAAATTCTTGCTGAAAAACAGACTGAATTTAGCTTCTCCTTCATTCTTTGTGAAACAAGCCTAAGAAGTTCATCTCCTGATGAGTGTCCAAATGTATCATTAATCTGTTTTAAGCGCTGCAAGTCAAAAAACAAGATGGCAAATCCCTGGTGTTCAGCGTCTTCAATAAGGGTTTGGAGCTTCTGATCAAAGTACCGCCGGTTCGGCAGATCTGTCAAATGATCATAAAAAGCCATACGCCTCATTCTTTTTTCAAGCCATTTTTGTTCCGTTATATCCGTTACAAATCCATCAACGCGTATAAGCTCTCCTTTTTCATTCAGATACGGGATACTGTGATCATTAATCCATCTGAACTCACCGGACTTATGAACAATCCGATATTGATAGCGGATGCTATTCCCATTCAGAAGTTTAACCCGCTCTGCCTCTACTACCTGCATATCCTCCGGATGGATTACATTGTTCCACAAATCGAAGTCGGCAATAAACTCCTCGGCCGTGTAGCCGAAAATCCCTTCTACCCCTCTCGAAAAATGAAGAACCTTTCTTTCCAGTAAATCTGCAGAATAAATGCCCACATCAAGATTTTCATATATCTGTCCAATTTTCCGCTCGTTTTCATAGAGTTTTTCTTCCATGCGCCGCTTTTCGGTTATATCCTGAATGGTGGCAATGATTTTGGGCGATCTATCTCCATCTGCAAAATAATCTGCCCGATGGTGAATATACCGTTCTTCACCATCCTGCCTGATCATCCTGCATACCAGGTCCACACTGTCCTTTTCTTTGAGAAGCCTTTTAAACTGCTTTTCAAAGGCCGGGCGGTCATCCTGATGAAGATAGCTCAAATACATTTGATAGTCCGGGAAAAAATCTTTTTGAGGCTTTAGACCAAAAATCCGAAACAGCTGATCAGTCCAAAATCCTTTATCGGCTTCAACATCGTACTCCAGGCTTCCAATGTTGGCGATCTTTTGGGCCTGGTTGAGGTTATTTTTTATTTTAGTCAATTCCATTTGATGGATGTAATATTCAGTCATATCTTTTGGATTGATATCATCTTCCTGCGAGTTTAATTCTTTCACTCCAAACATCCTTTCCAAACAAAATGGCAACTAAAAAAACATTTTTATGTCGCCATGGCAGCTACAATACTTTAGATCACCAGCTGGTGTCTTTCCCATCGGTAAAAATTACCCTTGATTAGAATATTTTAACATAGGAGTATTTTCCTAATAACTGATCAATCCAAAATATTACTTTGTAATATCTTCCATTACTTATCCTCTGGCCAATGTAAATGAACATACCGATGCAGCTCCTCGTTCCTTCAAAACCTTCGCTGCATGGTATAAAGTAGATCCAGTTGTATAAATATCGTCGATGAGGAGGATATTCTTGTCTTTAACCGCTGTCTCTGGAAATAACTCGAAGACCTGTGTTAGATGTATGCGCTCTTTTCGCGATTTTTTTGATTGTTTTTCCGAATGGCTGCGCTGAAGAAGCTCTACAGTTGTAAAGCCTGCTTCCTGAATAAGGGCAGATGATTGATTGAATCCTCTTTCGTAAATCCGCTCAGGACTTAGCGGGATGGGAACGAGGAAGTCGAAATGAAGAGACTGGAGTCTTTCAATTATGAAAGGGGAGAATGCTTTAGCTAGGATATAATCACCGCGGAACTTATAGCGGGCAATTGTCTCTTTTAAAAAGTCATCATAACCGAAAATAGAATGGTTTTTATCAAGCTGTCCTGACCAGACTGTGTCCTGGTTCCACCTTACGCAATCTTTGCATAGATTCCCTTTTCGAAATTGGGGATCTAGCGTGCTGAAGGGGCGGCTGCATTTACCGCAAGTATCGCCTTTGATAACTGGGAGTTTGTCGGTGCAGGTCTGGCATAAACAATTCTCTTTTGGCCGCGACCAAAGGGTTGTCCAGCTGACAACGGACAGGATTTCTTCATGGCATATTAAACAGTTAATAGTCAATCAATCCTTTCTTTTTGGCTTCAGTGTTCATTTTAAGAATTTGCTTTCGTGCCTTGACCATGCTTTCGGTTTTACCGTAATGGAAAAAGGTAATATCTCCAGTTGGAAATTGAGCACTTCTTCCAACCCTGCCTGCGATCTGGACTAGAGCGCTTTCTGTGAAGATGCGGTCTTCTGCTCCCAGAACAGCTACATCTACGTTAGGAAACGTTACGCCTCTTTCAAGGATGGTTGTTGTTAGGAGCATGGGGATTTCGTTATTGCGCATCATTTGGATTTTATCTTTTCGCTCAGGGTCTTCTGCGTGCACAGCTTGAATATTAGGATAGGTTTTACGGAGTATGGTGAGGACTTTATCCATTTTATCGATTTGGGGGAGGAAGATTAGGCACTGCTTCTGATAATCTAGCCTCCTTTTGATCCATTGGGTGACGATTGGCGGGAGTTTATCTTTCTTAAGGGATTTCTCCCAATTGCCGCACCATTTGAAAGATGGCACTGTCAAGGGATGTCGGTGATATCTGGCTGGAATGGTGACAAAATTCCTCTTCCCGCTCCGGCAATCATTCTGCCATTTTTGATTTGGGGTAGCTGTGAGATAAATCATCGAGGAATGTTCTTTGCGGGACTGGCGGACAGCATACTGAAGACTTTCGTCTGCCGTATAAGGAAAGGCATCCACTTCGTCCAGAATGACTGTATCAAAAGCCTTGTAAAAACGGAGCAGCTGATGCGTGGTAGCGATGGTTAAAGGTGCCTGGATATGTCGGTCTTCACTTCCGCCGTAGAGGACAGCCACCTGGATGCCAGGAAAAACTGCTTTTAGCCGCGGACCAAGCTCGAGTACAACATCTGTTCTTGGAGTGGCAATGCAGACTCTTTTTCCGGAAGAGAGGGCAGTGCTGATTCCTTCAAACAGAACTTCCGTCTTTCCTGCACCGCAGACAGCCCAGACGAGGAGCTCTCTATTTTCTTTCACTGCCTGCTTTACGTGATCGGAGGCAAACTGCTGTCCGGGTGAAAGAGTGCCATCCCATTCTAAGGGGGGCTCGGTTAATTCACGGTCTGGCTCAGGTCCGCACCAGCCAATCAGAGGGGTGCACTCACTGACTCTGTCCATCATGATGCACTTCCGGCAGTACGTACACTCCTTCTCACCGCATCTGGCACAAGGAAAGCCTGCGAACAATGAGCTATCTTTATTGCCGCACCTGGCACAAACTGTCTTGTTTTTGGTCTTAATTATCCCTTTTCGATAAGTAATATAGCCATTTTCATAGTGCTGATGGATTTCTTCGAATGAATGCTGAAGGTTTTCTAGTAGAAGCTGTTTTCCGTAGAGGACTTGCTGGAGTTCTTTGTTGAATGGGTAGTTTTCGTTGAGTGGCGGCTCTGGAATGGTGTCAATAGAGGATATCGGGAGGCTTTCTGGAGGAAAATCGTTTATATAGGGGGTCATTTTAGGGGTAAATCTCAATTAGTTCACCTCTTGATTAAAAAGTTTATTTCTCTATTTGCAGTTTTGCGGTTCTATTTGCAAATTCTCCGATCTATTTGCAGATTTAGGCTCGCTATTTGCATATTCAAGCTTTCTATTTGCAGGAGTCCTCAATCTATTTGCAAATCCACATCACCCCTCCCAAAAAATCTGCGCCATCCCAAAGAATGGCGCAACTCCAAACAAACATTACTTCTTCACCCAGCCAAATCCCATAGCGCCTTCACCCAGATGGGTTCCGATGACCGGACCAAAATAGCTGATCATAAACTCAACATTCGGATACTGCGCCGCAAGCTCCGCTTTCCACTCACGCGCCTCTTCTTCGCGATTGGCGTGGATAATCACCGCCTGATACGGCTCCCCGCTTTTCACATCTTCCCAGAAAAGGTCAACCATCCGCTTCATCGCTTTCTTCCGAGTGCGAATCTTTTCAAACGGAACAATTTTCTTATCTTCAAAATGAAGCAGCGGCTTGACCTGGAGCAGGCTGCCAATCAAGGCCTGTGCACTGGACAAACGTCCTCCGCGCTGAAGATGTGAAAGGTTGTCTACCATGAAATAAGCGCGAATGCTCTTTTTCATTTCCTCAAGCCGTTCCACGATTTCCTGTGGACTCTTACCGGCAGCAGCCAGTTCAGCGGCTTCAATCACATAAAACCCCTGCACCATACAGCTGATTTCGGAATCAAAGGGGAATACCTGAATATCGTCCACCATGCTCCCGGCAGTAACTGCCCCCTGAAATGTGCCGCTTATGCCGCTCGACAGATGAATCGAAATTACCGCATCATACTCTTTCGATAAATTCTCAAACAGCTCGGCAAACTCACCCACCGGCGGCTGTGAAGTTGTTGGGAGCTCTTTATGCTTCACTTCTTCATAAAAGTCTTCAGCGGTAATTTCCACTTCTTCCTGGTAAGTCTCACCGCCGAAGATCACGCTCAGCGGAATCATATGTATATTTAACTTTTCTCTTAAATGCTTAGGAATATATGCTGTACTATCCGTTACAACAGCCGTTTTCATAAATAGAGGTACCATCCTTATCTTTTTTCTCTACTGTATGTTCCATTTTATATGATAGCGGGGGAAAATGCATTAAGTTATAGAATTGGGAAGCAAATAATCCTTTGCCCCTTTATACCTACTTTTAAGAACTGGTAATTTTTTACCTTAAAATCCATCCCTTGTGTATGATAAAATGCCTTTTGTGTCTTTAATTTGTAAAGGAGCTGTAACACATTGAGTAAAAGCACTTCTTCCACAAATACCACCACATCAAATAAATATAGCTTAGATACTCTTCATCAAATGCTTAATAATGAATTAAGTAAATATAAACATATTAAAGTTCCAAATATTGACCATTCTATAAGCGGACCCGAACTTGCTTCCTGGCTGATAGACAGTTTGCCTCCAAAAGAAATTGAGCAGCTTGTTTTTATTGTGAACCAAGCCAAAAAGAGATCTTCCAATACAAAAGCTATATTTCAAACAGCCGCTGCTGCTCTTATTAAATAGCCAAGCAAAGTGATCGCTTCATTATTTGGTTATTTTTTCTTTAAAAGTGTATAAATACCTTTTAATTGCACAGCCTTTCATTTACTATTAATATTGAAGTGAATAAAGATAGGTGAAGTTTCCTCATCTATTTTTAGTTGAGGACTCGCTAAAAAAGCATTTTAAGACAAAAAAGAAAAAGCCCCTTCCAAAAAGGACTTTTTCTCTCAATAAAATTATCGCACCTCTACCCAGCCGTTCTTAATAGCCACAACAACTGCCTGAGTACGGTCATTTACATTCATTTTTTGCAGGATATTGCTCACATGGTTCTTTACCGTTTTTTCGCTTATGTATAAAGCTTCCCCAATTCCGCGGTTGCTTTTGCCATCAGCTAGGAGCTGAAGCACTTCACATTCGCGGCGTGTCAGCAAGTGAAGAGGACGGCGGATTTCCACCTGTGAATAGGAGCTGTTGCTAGTTCCCTCTGCTGCCAAGCGGCGGTACTCATTTACCAGGTTATGTGTCACTTTCGGATGTAAATAAGATCCTCCATCAGCAACAACCTTCACAGCCTCCACTAATGCATCTGCATCCATTTCTTTTAGCAGGTATCCGCTCGCTCCTGTCTTAAGTGCGTGCGTTACATAATTCTCATCATCGTGGATGGAAAGAATGATTACCTTGGATTCTGGATATTTATTAATCAGCTGGCGGGTCGCTTCCACACCATTTGTATTTGGCATATTGATATCCATGATAATCACATCTGGATCATACTCTTCGACAAGAGCCATGGCTTCACTGCCATCATCGCCTTCTGCCACTACACTAAAGCTCTTTTCGAAATCTAAAATGCGTTTTACCCCTTCTCTGAATAATTGATGGTCATCAATTATGACGATCTTTGTATTCAAATGCTTCGCCTCCCAAATCTCCAGTTCGTTTTTATCTATCTCTATTCTTAAGATGTTTCCTATTTCAATGGCACCTGAATAATGACAATGGTTCCTTTGCCTGGCTTGGAATCTATGGACATCTGGCCTTCCAAAAGTTCAAGCCTTTCACCCATCCCCATAATTCCAAAAGAGCCCGGACGCTTCTCACGTATATTGAACCCTTTCCCGTCGTCTTTAATGACTACAGCTACCCTAGAATTATTAATCTCTATTTTCACTTGAATTTCTTTAGCTTCCGCATGCTTGAGAGCATTTGTCACAGACTCTTGAATCAGACGGAACAATGCAACTTCATATTGTGGCGGCAGTCGCCTTTCTTCGCCAACATTCGCGAAATATATCTTTGTACTCCTGTGATACTCTTCGATCGTTGTTAAGTATTTTTTGAGGGTGGGTATTAATCCCAAATCATCAAGAGCCATCGGACGCAAGTCATAAATAATCCTGCGGACTTCATATAAAGCATTTCGGACCATTTTTTTCAGGTCTTTTATTTCCGTAATGGCTTCATCAGCACCGCGTTCTTTGTATACCCGCTCAATTAAATCGGATCTCATCATGACATTCGCCATCATCTGGGCAGGTCCGTCATGGATCTCACGGGATACTCTTTTCCGCTCTTCTTCCTGTGCTTCGATGATCTTCAGGCCAAAATCCTGTTTGAGTTTCGCGTCTTCAATGATTTCTCCCATTTGTTTCAAATCACTTGTCAGATAGTTCATCACAACCGTTATTTGAGAAATAAGGACTTCCGCTCTATCAATAGTGTCGTTAACACCTATAAGCCTTCTTTCAATATCATCACGGCGATCCCTCAGCTGTTTTTCAAGCTGACGGTTCATGGATAAATCCATTTGCAGCTGATGGGCCTTCTCATATGCTTCACGCACTTCAGACTCTGAATAATCCTTAAAATGCATGCTTACTTCAGAAAGGCGCTTTCTTGCAAACCGGGTTTGCACTTCAAGCCGATCCCCTTCTTCAATTACCTTAAGAACCATTTGCTTAACTTCCATCAATTCTTCCGTCAAAGTCTTATGGTCATTACGGCATTGCTCACCTATACGGAATATTTCATCTTTACTGGTACCTACTGTTTGAACCATTTTTTCAAGAATAAGATCCAGAGTCTTGGAATCGAATTTCTTAATACTCATTTACACTCCTCCAAGGGCGCAGCCCTTCCGCTATGTACCTTTATTTTAGCGCTAAATGAGCAAAGATACTATCTTTCCAGTCTGAAAATTATACCAAGTTACCTAAAATTCGGTAAAAAGGCTTAGACTTGTGATTTCACCCCATGTCTTATATCCTATAAAAAAGTAGGGTAAACATGACTACCAGGGAAAATAATATGTATATTTATACCACTTAAAGATTAAAATCGGCACATTTTTTTATTATAGCAGCATAAACATCAGAATTGCTTACATTATAACATGGGAAAAAATGTTCTATATTAAAGTTTCATTACATTCTGTTGAAAATTGTGTGTTTCAAACTTTGTCGATTTATAATGAAATAGGTCAATTTTTAGTTTATTTTAGAGAAACTGGAAGGAGCGGTTTACATGCTGCCTCATTACTATACAGTTAAGGGATATGGAGAAAACGAAATAATAATAGATAAATCCCGATTTATTGCACATGTATCCCGAGCGAATTCAGAAGAGGAAGCACAGGAATTTATCCAATCTATAAAGAAAAAACATTATAATGCCACACATAATTGCTCTGCCTATTTAATAGGGGAAAATGATCAAATTCAAAAGGCGAATGATGACGGAGAGCCGAGCGGCACGGCTGGTGTTCCGATATTAGAGGTGTTGAAGAAAAAAAAGCTGAAGGATTCCGTTGTAGTCGTAACCCGATACTTTGGCGGTATAAAGCTTGGCGCAGGCGGCCTGATTCGCGCCTATGGGAAAGCAACTTCGGAAGGATTGCAAACAACCGGGATTGTCGAAAGAGAACTAGTCACGATCATGCATACCAAAATAGACTATACCTGGCTTGGAAAAATAGAGAATGAACTCCGGTCCTCCATATATCCGATTAAGGAAATCCACTACCTTGAATCAGTAGAGATTGAAACCTATGTTAAGGACGAACTCATTGACTCTTTCACCAGCTGGATGACGGAATTAACGAATGGCCAAAGCCAAACAACCGCTGGAAATAAACTATACTTGGAAACACAGATTTAATCGTTTACTATATCGTGAAAATTCGATAAAATTAACTATTGCTAACGATAAATTCTTAAATAAAGTAGGGATAATATATGTCTGGTACCAGAATTGTCAGGCGCAAGAAGAAAAAGCTCAGAATTTGGCGAGTACTCCTGCTGTTGACACTCATTACGGTTATTGGCGGCGGAACATACTTCGCCTACAACCTATATTCTCATGCCAACAGCGCCTCCAGTAAGATTTTTCAGGAGTTGGATAGAAGTAAAATTCCGAATCACCGAACAGAGGAAGTCGAAATTACCAAGGATCCTTTCACCGTTCTAGTCGTTGGAATAGAAGATCAAGAGGGTGGAGAACGTTCAGATGTAATGATGCTGGCAACGGTCAATCCAAAAACAGAAGAAGTTTACCTGCTGAGCATCCCCCGTGACACAAGAACATATATAGAAGACCTCGGCTATAAGACAAAATTAAATCATTCCTATGGCGCAGGCGGTATTGAGACAACCATTGCTACGATCAATGATATGATTGATATTCCGATTGATTATTATATAACCACTAACTTTGACGGTTTTGAGGATATTGTCGATACATTTGACGGCGTAACCGTAGATGTACCATTTACCTTCGATGCCCAGCTGACAGGCAGCTTAAAATGGAAGACTTATTATGAAGGCAAAATGAACCTAAATGGAAATGAAGCACTTGCTTATGTAAGAATGAGAAAAGCGGATCCACGCGGAGACCATGGGAGAAATGAGCGCCAGCAGCAAGTCATAAAAGCGATCATTGATAAAGGCACTTCGTTCTCATCCATTACGAAAATTGATGATGTAATGGATGACTTAGGGAAGAATGTCAAGACGAATATCCCGCCATCAAAATTTGCAAGCTTTGTAAAATTATATTCTAAAATCAAAGACACCAAAATCCAGAACCTTACTCTAAATGGTACGGATGAATATATAGACGGTGTATATTATTATATTCCAGATAAAGATTCTCTATTTGAAATTAATAGTACCCTTGAAACAGCACTTGCCATATCAGATGGCACATCATTATCTGACTCTGAATTTGGGAATGAATCTAATTCAGAATATGATTCAAACTCTGAATCCGGATACGATTCTAATGAATCGGAAACGGAATATAATTCAGAAGAAAATTCTGAGTATCAATCTGAAAGTGAAACAGATACAGACTATAATTCAGACTCAAATTATTAATAAATCTACTTCTTAGGAAGCTTTCTAAATGGAGAGCTTCCTTTTTTGTTATATATTTCCTTCATTTCTACTAAAAACATAGATTGGAACATTTGACATTTTTTGATAGAATATGACATGGGTCTTAAAAACTATTAAAATGGAGGTTTATCGTGAAGAAAATTATTGCTTCTTCTGTTTTGGCTACTGCAGCGTTGCTTCCCAACTTTACATATGCAGAAGAAACAACATATCCTGCCAGTATGACAACGGATTCTGCTGTTGAAATCAGAAAAGGAACAACGCCTGATGATCAGGTTGTAACTACCTTGCCTGATGGAGAAAGTGTAGTAGTAGTTGATGAATTTACAAATTCATCAGGTGAACTTTGGTACAAGGTTGAAAGTGATGGCATTTCAGGGTGGGGACTCTCTACAGGATTCCAAGAGGCAGACGCATCTCTTGTTGGCCAGGATGCAGTTTCTACTGGTTCGAATGTAAATGTCAGAAGAGGAGCATCAACCTCTTATGAAGTAATTGGCAAGCTAACACTTGGCCAGAAAGTAAAAGTCATCGATCAGCACGCAAACAGCCAAGGCGAGCTTTGGTATAGAATTTCATTTAATGGCCAGTTAGGCTGGGTAATAGCAGATTTCCTAAAAGCGGACTCAGGCTCAACAGAACCGCCTCCCTCTGAACCTGCCATTATCAAGAAAACAGTGCAGGTTGACAGTGCCGCGGTACGAAGAGGCGCTTCTTCTGATTATCAAGCGGTTGCCACTTTAAGCAAAAATCAGGAAGTTTCGATCATTGCTGAATATAAAAATTCAAAAGGCGAGCTTTGGTATCGGGTAGACTTGGGCAGTGTGATCGGCTGGGTAATTAGCTCTGCTTTTGTAAAACCGGCTTATACAATCACCACTAAGACAGTGCTAGTTGAAAAGGCTGATGTACGCAGGGGCGCTTCCTCTGACTATGAGTCAGTGGCAACTTTGAGCAAAAACCAAGGAGTGAAAGTCATCGGGGAACATAAAAACTCCAAAGGTGAGCTCTGGTACCGCGTGGATCTTGGCAGCAATATTGTCGGCTGGGTCATCAACACCGCTTTTATAGCCCCCCCTTATACTGTGACCACCAAAGTGGTACAAATTGAGAAGACTGCCGTACGCAGAGGGGCTTCCTCTGATTATGAGTCAGTCTCTACCTTAAGCAAAAATCAATCGGTCAAAGTCATCGGGGAACATAAAAACTCCAAAGGCGAACTCTGGTACCGAGTGGACATTGGCAGCAATATCATCGGCTGGGTCATCAGCTCCGCTTTTGTTGTACCTCCTTATACTGTGACAACTAAGGTAGTACAAGTTGAGAAGACTGCCGTACGCAGAGGGGCTTCCTCTGATTATGAATCAGTCTCTACCTTAAGCAAAAATCAATCGGTCAAAGTCATCGGGGAACATAAAAACTCCAAAGGCGAACTCTGGTACCGAGTGGACATTGGCAGCAATATCATCGGCTGGGTCATCAGTTCCGCTTTTGATAAACCACAATATTCAATCACGACTAAAGTGGTACAAGTTGAAAGTGCTGCTGTACGCAGAGGTGCATCTTCCAGCTATGAAGCTGTAGCAGCAGTAAGCAGGAATCAAGAGATTAAAATTATCGACGAATTTACAAATTCAAGCGGTGAGCTTTGGTATAGAGCAGACCTTGGAGATGTTATCGGCTGGGTTAACAGCACTGCTTTTGAAAAACCTCAACCAGGCACTATCTCATTAAGTGGAACTTATTACGTCGGCAATCGGAATACAAATCTATATTCCGGCGCTACATATGATTATAGAGTGGTAGAAAGGCTAAACTTCACAGGAAAAGTGACCGTTTTGAGCGGGTTTATAAACGACTCTCTGCAAACTTGGGCTAGGGTAAGCACTTCGACTGGAAATACTGGATGGGTTCCTTTAAAAGACTTAGTCAAATCAACATCAGAACTGGATTATGTATATGCGTTGAGCAGCGCAGCATTAAGAAGAGGTGCATCAACCTCATACGGTATAGCTGCTCCACTAAAAGCAGATGAACCTCTGCTCGTTCTCAGCAAATTGAATGGATGGTTAAACGTTGAAACCGCTGCAGGAATACGCGGATGGATTCTGGAGTCCCAAACTTCCGAGGTTTCGCTGAAACGGCTGGCTTCCCCTTCTACTTACACAGAGGGCAATGCAAACTATCTGGTATGGAAAAAACCAACAAACTTTGACTTTACTTATTCAAAGTTATCGGATTATCGCTTAAAGCTGACGCAAGGCATAACAGATGCAGAATTGCCTAACTTTAAAATAAAAGGAATCAAAACAGTTGAAACGGTACAATCAACATCCACCGAAAAGGCGGTCATTTTAACCTTTGAACCTGGCTATACCTTCACTATTCGAGATTATAGCGATAAAGTTACCATTAAGGTAATCCCTACAGGTTTATTAGGAAAGCAAATCGTTATTGATGCCGGACATGGCGGAAAAGATGCAGGTGCTATTGGTCCAACTGGCCTAATGGAAAAGGATGTTAATCTAGCCACTGCTTTATTATTAAAATCCGAGCTTGAAAGAAACGGTGCATCTGTTTTATTAACACGAAGCAGAGATATTTTCCTCGAGCTTGCCGAAAGAACAGCTATTGCTAATTCCAGCACTTATGATGCCTTTATCAGTATTCATGCAGATTCTTTCTCAAGCACATCCAGAGGTTCAACAACGTTCTTTAACTCAACTGTGAACTTTAACGGCCCTATTAGCGAGGAACTAGCCGATTCTGTTCAAAAGTACATGGTATCATCACTCGGCACCTATAACAGAGGTGTTAAG
It encodes the following:
- a CDS encoding SH3 domain-containing protein, coding for MKKIIASSVLATAALLPNFTYAEETTYPASMTTDSAVEIRKGTTPDDQVVTTLPDGESVVVVDEFTNSSGELWYKVESDGISGWGLSTGFQEADASLVGQDAVSTGSNVNVRRGASTSYEVIGKLTLGQKVKVIDQHANSQGELWYRISFNGQLGWVIADFLKADSGSTEPPPSEPAIIKKTVQVDSAAVRRGASSDYQAVATLSKNQEVSIIAEYKNSKGELWYRVDLGSVIGWVISSAFVKPAYTITTKTVLVEKADVRRGASSDYESVATLSKNQGVKVIGEHKNSKGELWYRVDLGSNIVGWVINTAFIAPPYTVTTKVVQIEKTAVRRGASSDYESVSTLSKNQSVKVIGEHKNSKGELWYRVDIGSNIIGWVISSAFVVPPYTVTTKVVQVEKTAVRRGASSDYESVSTLSKNQSVKVIGEHKNSKGELWYRVDIGSNIIGWVISSAFDKPQYSITTKVVQVESAAVRRGASSSYEAVAAVSRNQEIKIIDEFTNSSGELWYRADLGDVIGWVNSTAFEKPQPGTISLSGTYYVGNRNTNLYSGATYDYRVVERLNFTGKVTVLSGFINDSLQTWARVSTSTGNTGWVPLKDLVKSTSELDYVYALSSAALRRGASTSYGIAAPLKADEPLLVLSKLNGWLNVETAAGIRGWILESQTSEVSLKRLASPSTYTEGNANYLVWKKPTNFDFTYSKLSDYRLKLTQGITDAELPNFKIKGIKTVETVQSTSTEKAVILTFEPGYTFTIRDYSDKVTIKVIPTGLLGKQIVIDAGHGGKDAGAIGPTGLMEKDVNLATALLLKSELERNGASVLLTRSRDIFLELAERTAIANSSTYDAFISIHADSFSSTSRGSTTFFNSTVNFNGPISEELADSVQKYMVSSLGTYNRGVKEQEFYVNRMNHLPSILVELAFISNPNEESLLRTTAFRQKAAEGIRKGFQDYYSSF
- a CDS encoding LCP family protein, giving the protein MSGTRIVRRKKKKLRIWRVLLLLTLITVIGGGTYFAYNLYSHANSASSKIFQELDRSKIPNHRTEEVEITKDPFTVLVVGIEDQEGGERSDVMMLATVNPKTEEVYLLSIPRDTRTYIEDLGYKTKLNHSYGAGGIETTIATINDMIDIPIDYYITTNFDGFEDIVDTFDGVTVDVPFTFDAQLTGSLKWKTYYEGKMNLNGNEALAYVRMRKADPRGDHGRNERQQQVIKAIIDKGTSFSSITKIDDVMDDLGKNVKTNIPPSKFASFVKLYSKIKDTKIQNLTLNGTDEYIDGVYYYIPDKDSLFEINSTLETALAISDGTSLSDSEFGNESNSEYDSNSESGYDSNESETEYNSEENSEYQSESETDTDYNSDSNY